From one Bacteroides eggerthii genomic stretch:
- a CDS encoding UpxY family transcription antiterminator, translated as MLTTTVHRHWYAVYVRHNTEFRVESWLREQGIEIYLPVQDVYREHAGKRIKVTKPVISGMLFVCLSRPELTIVEHAPNVHHFFSKRGTNAPLIIPDQQMADFRFMVDLSDTSILMVNEPIAPGTMVTVAKGSMQGIRGEMVKYESKYYIAVRLQELGCALVSVPVSYVRRG; from the coding sequence TTGTTAACTACTACGGTTCATAGGCATTGGTATGCTGTTTATGTTCGCCACAATACTGAATTCAGAGTAGAGTCGTGGCTTCGTGAGCAAGGTATAGAAATTTATTTACCTGTGCAGGATGTCTATCGGGAACATGCCGGAAAGCGTATTAAAGTGACTAAACCGGTAATTAGCGGTATGCTTTTTGTCTGTCTTTCCCGTCCTGAACTTACCATTGTAGAACATGCTCCCAATGTTCATCATTTCTTTAGTAAACGCGGCACTAATGCCCCTCTCATCATTCCCGACCAACAAATGGCGGACTTTCGCTTCATGGTCGACCTTTCCGACACTTCTATATTAATGGTTAATGAACCGATTGCTCCGGGAACTATGGTAACTGTGGCAAAAGGAAGCATGCAGGGTATCCGCGGCGAAATGGTGAAATACGAAAGTAAATATTATATCGCTGTGAGATTGCAGGAATTGGGGTGCGCATTGGTTAGTGTGCCGGTGAGCTATGTGAGACGCGGGTAA
- a CDS encoding zeta toxin family protein: protein MEEKRPTLCIVAGPNGSGKTSTTVQLLHNEWTENSFYINPDNIAQEQFGDWNSPVAVLKAAELATKMRYECLEKKQDFVFETVFSSEEKLQFVKDAKRLGFFVRIFFVCTENPEINVRRITQRYLNGGHEVPISKIISRYYKSLLHIHDAIPFADRVYIYDNSIENQIPQLLFRTVNGILFKQYVKVIPEWAQFLLK, encoded by the coding sequence ATGGAAGAAAAACGTCCCACATTATGCATTGTTGCCGGACCAAATGGTTCGGGTAAAACTTCTACCACTGTGCAGTTGCTTCATAATGAGTGGACAGAAAATAGTTTTTATATCAATCCCGATAACATTGCACAAGAACAGTTTGGTGACTGGAATTCTCCCGTTGCCGTATTGAAAGCTGCTGAGTTGGCTACTAAAATGCGTTATGAGTGTTTGGAAAAAAAACAAGATTTTGTTTTTGAAACAGTTTTTTCTTCTGAGGAAAAGTTACAATTTGTAAAAGATGCAAAGAGACTAGGCTTTTTTGTTCGAATTTTTTTTGTTTGTACAGAGAATCCGGAGATAAATGTAAGGCGCATAACACAGCGTTATTTAAATGGCGGACATGAAGTGCCAATATCTAAAATTATTTCACGTTATTATAAATCATTGTTACATATTCATGATGCTATACCTTTTGCAGATAGGGTATATATTTATGATAATTCAATAGAAAATCAAATACCTCAACTATTGTTTCGCACTGTAAATGGGATTCTTTTTAAACAATATGTGAAAGTAATTCCTGAGTGGGCGCAGTTCTTGCTAAAATAA
- a CDS encoding Gfo/Idh/MocA family oxidoreductase — MKNFALIGAAGYIAPRHLRAIKDTGNRLVAAYDKFDSVGIMDSFFPESSFFIEQELFDRHCTKLKGTDREVDFVSICTPNYLHDAHMRYGLRLGTDVICEKPLVLNPWNVDALQEVEKETGHHIYTILQLRLHQSIIDLKKKIENGPKDKIYDVDLTYITSRGNWYYTSWKGDVHKSGGIATNIGVHFYDMLSWIFGPVKNNIVHVYTHDRAAGYLELEKARVRYFLSINADNLPENAVEGEKRTYRTINIDGEEFEFSKGFTELHTESYKDILAGKGFGIEDARNAINIVYDIRHAEPIGLKGDYHPLAKLPLAKHPFGW, encoded by the coding sequence ATGAAAAATTTTGCATTAATTGGGGCAGCAGGTTATATTGCTCCTCGCCATCTGCGTGCCATTAAAGATACGGGAAATCGTTTAGTTGCAGCTTACGATAAGTTTGACAGTGTAGGTATTATGGATAGTTTTTTTCCTGAATCTTCGTTTTTTATAGAACAAGAGTTATTTGATCGTCATTGTACAAAACTAAAGGGTACGGATAGAGAAGTAGACTTTGTATCCATCTGTACTCCAAATTATCTTCATGATGCTCACATGCGCTATGGACTACGATTGGGCACTGATGTTATTTGTGAGAAACCGTTGGTTTTAAATCCATGGAATGTGGATGCATTGCAGGAAGTAGAAAAAGAGACCGGGCATCATATATATACGATTCTTCAGCTTCGTTTACACCAATCAATTATTGATTTGAAGAAAAAAATAGAAAATGGTCCTAAAGATAAAATTTATGATGTAGACCTGACTTATATAACTTCTCGTGGTAATTGGTATTATACAAGTTGGAAGGGTGATGTACACAAAAGTGGAGGTATAGCTACTAATATAGGTGTACATTTCTATGATATGCTTTCGTGGATATTTGGTCCGGTAAAGAATAATATAGTTCATGTTTATACACATGATCGGGCAGCAGGATATCTGGAACTTGAAAAGGCTCGTGTCCGCTATTTCTTAAGTATCAATGCTGATAATCTCCCTGAGAATGCAGTTGAAGGTGAAAAACGTACTTATCGTACAATCAATATTGATGGTGAAGAGTTTGAATTCAGCAAAGGATTTACTGAACTACATACCGAAAGTTATAAAGACATTCTGGCAGGTAAAGGTTTCGGCATTGAAGATGCCCGTAATGCCATTAATATTGTATATGACATTCGTCATGCTGAACCTATCGGTTTGAAAGGTGATTATCATCCTTTGGCAAAGCTACCTTTGGCTAAACATCCTTTTGGCTGGTAA
- a CDS encoding DegT/DnrJ/EryC1/StrS family aminotransferase: MKDMKLQMVDLQGQYLKIKEEIDVGIRQVIETSAFINGPQVKQFASELANYASCKHVIPCANGTDALQIALMALNLKPGDEVIVPAFTYVASAEVIGLLGLTPVMVDVDYATFNVTVANLEKALSPKTRAIIPVHLFGQSCDMEPIMQFAEKHHLYVVEDNAQALGAMYTFSNGAKKHTGTIGHIGCTSFFPSKNLGCYGDGGAIFTNDDTLAEELRMIANHGQQVKYHHKVIGCNSRLDTIQAAVLIAKLKHLDEYCRARYEAACYYTQHLKEVQGIITPEELPQSTHVYHQYTLKVLDDKRNALKKYLADADIPSMIYYPLPLQQQEAFQGITRSAESLDNSETLAYSVLSLPVHTELTTDQQDLVINRIKEFFK, from the coding sequence ATGAAAGATATGAAACTTCAGATGGTTGATCTTCAAGGTCAATACTTAAAGATAAAAGAAGAGATCGATGTCGGTATCCGGCAGGTAATTGAAACATCCGCTTTCATCAATGGTCCTCAGGTAAAGCAGTTTGCTTCCGAATTAGCTAATTATGCCAGTTGTAAACATGTTATTCCTTGTGCCAATGGAACTGATGCGCTTCAGATAGCATTAATGGCTCTGAATCTGAAGCCGGGGGATGAGGTGATTGTACCTGCATTTACGTATGTGGCTTCTGCAGAAGTAATAGGTTTGTTGGGATTGACTCCGGTTATGGTAGATGTGGATTATGCCACTTTTAATGTGACTGTTGCTAATCTGGAAAAAGCATTAAGCCCCAAGACACGTGCCATTATTCCGGTGCATCTTTTCGGACAATCGTGTGACATGGAACCAATCATGCAGTTTGCAGAAAAACACCATTTGTATGTGGTGGAAGATAATGCACAGGCTCTTGGCGCTATGTATACCTTTTCTAACGGAGCGAAAAAACATACCGGTACAATTGGACATATCGGGTGTACCTCTTTCTTCCCCTCCAAGAATTTAGGTTGCTATGGTGACGGGGGAGCAATCTTTACGAATGATGATACTCTGGCAGAGGAGCTTCGAATGATAGCAAATCATGGTCAGCAAGTGAAATATCATCATAAGGTGATTGGGTGCAATTCACGCCTGGATACTATTCAAGCAGCCGTATTGATAGCCAAACTGAAACACTTGGATGAATATTGTCGTGCCCGTTATGAAGCCGCTTGTTATTATACACAGCATCTGAAAGAAGTGCAAGGCATCATTACTCCGGAGGAATTACCTCAGAGTACACATGTATATCACCAATATACATTGAAAGTACTGGATGATAAACGCAATGCATTGAAAAAATATTTGGCAGATGCCGATATTCCGAGTATGATTTATTATCCCTTGCCTTTGCAGCAACAAGAAGCCTTTCAAGGTATAACTCGTTCTGCGGAATCTTTGGATAACTCTGAAACATTAGCATATTCTGTTCTTTCTCTTCCGGTTCATACCGAACTAACTACCGATCAACAAGATTTGGTTATCAATCGTATCAAAGAATTCTTCAAATAG
- a CDS encoding acyltransferase, whose protein sequence is MQDYFAHETATIDDGCRIGVGTKIWHYSHIMSGCTLGEKCNIGQNVVISPDVVLGNNVKVQNNVSIYTGVTCDDDVFLGPSCVFTNVTNPRSAINRKAEYAKTHVGKGATIGANATIVCGHDIGEYAFIGAGAVVTKTIPAYALLVGNPARQIGWMSEYGHRLEFDKNGFAVCPESKEHYQLKDGRVTKL, encoded by the coding sequence ATGCAAGATTATTTTGCTCATGAAACAGCAACTATTGATGATGGTTGCCGGATTGGTGTAGGTACTAAAATATGGCATTACAGCCATATAATGTCAGGCTGTACACTTGGTGAGAAGTGCAATATCGGTCAGAATGTAGTAATCTCTCCGGATGTAGTACTTGGAAACAATGTTAAGGTACAGAACAATGTATCTATCTATACTGGAGTGACGTGCGATGACGATGTATTTCTTGGTCCTTCCTGTGTTTTTACCAATGTGACCAATCCTCGTAGTGCCATTAACCGTAAGGCTGAATATGCTAAAACTCATGTTGGCAAAGGGGCTACCATTGGCGCTAATGCTACGATTGTTTGCGGGCATGATATTGGTGAGTATGCTTTTATAGGCGCAGGTGCAGTAGTTACTAAAACCATTCCTGCATATGCTCTATTGGTCGGTAATCCTGCTCGTCAGATAGGTTGGATGAGCGAGTATGGGCACCGTCTTGAATTTGATAAAAATGGTTTTGCCGTATGTCCGGAAAGTAAGGAACATTATCAGCTCAAAGATGGTAGAGTCACCAAACTTTAA
- a CDS encoding nucleotide sugar dehydrogenase translates to MYNKLVNKEAKLALVGLGYVGLPIALEFAKKISVIGFDINEARLAKMREGIDPCNELDGSAFENVDIEFTSSIEKLKEASFFIVAVPTPIDKYNKPDLTPLLKASRSLAQALKPGDYVVYESTVYPGCTEDDCLPVLEEVSGLKAGIDFKYGYSPERINPGEKVHTLPNTIKIVSGCDPESLDTIAKVYELVVKPGVHRAPNIKVAEAAKIIENTQRDVNIALMNELSIIFSRIGINTYDVLEAAGTKWNFLKFYPGLVGGHCIGVDPYYLVQKASELKYHCQIISAGRYINDSMGGYIAKKLVKRLISLGKGVLGARVLVMGVTFKENVADIRNSKVVDIINELKDFGCDVDVVDPYADSDEVQHEYGFRLVEKPRDNYDAVVVAVAHDEYKDLDEKFFKKMTYNHAVLVDIKGMYRDKIHELKYWSL, encoded by the coding sequence ATGTATAATAAATTAGTAAATAAGGAAGCTAAGCTTGCGTTAGTAGGTTTAGGTTATGTAGGTTTACCTATTGCTTTGGAATTTGCAAAGAAAATTTCTGTTATAGGCTTTGATATCAATGAAGCACGTTTGGCAAAAATGCGCGAGGGAATTGATCCTTGTAATGAATTGGATGGTTCAGCTTTTGAAAATGTAGATATTGAGTTTACTTCATCCATTGAGAAGTTGAAAGAAGCTTCTTTCTTCATCGTGGCAGTTCCTACCCCGATTGACAAATATAATAAACCTGATTTGACCCCTTTGTTGAAAGCATCCCGTTCTTTAGCGCAAGCATTGAAGCCTGGTGATTATGTCGTTTACGAATCGACTGTTTATCCCGGCTGTACAGAAGACGATTGTCTTCCTGTATTGGAAGAGGTAAGTGGTTTGAAAGCTGGGATTGATTTTAAATACGGATATTCTCCTGAACGTATCAATCCGGGTGAGAAAGTACACACTCTTCCGAATACAATCAAGATTGTTTCCGGTTGTGACCCTGAATCATTGGATACAATTGCTAAAGTATATGAACTGGTAGTGAAGCCGGGTGTTCATAGAGCTCCGAATATTAAGGTAGCCGAAGCAGCCAAAATTATAGAGAATACCCAACGTGATGTGAATATCGCTTTAATGAACGAACTTTCTATTATTTTCAGTCGTATTGGAATCAATACTTATGACGTATTAGAAGCTGCCGGAACGAAATGGAACTTCCTGAAATTTTATCCTGGCTTGGTTGGTGGTCATTGTATTGGTGTAGACCCTTATTATCTGGTACAAAAAGCTAGTGAATTGAAATACCATTGTCAGATTATTAGCGCCGGTCGTTACATTAACGACAGCATGGGTGGATATATCGCTAAAAAGCTGGTAAAACGTCTAATCTCTTTAGGCAAAGGTGTATTGGGTGCTCGGGTTCTTGTGATGGGTGTTACTTTTAAGGAGAATGTAGCAGATATTCGTAATTCTAAAGTTGTTGATATAATCAACGAATTGAAAGACTTTGGATGCGATGTGGATGTGGTTGACCCGTATGCAGATAGTGATGAAGTGCAGCATGAATATGGATTCCGACTAGTTGAAAAACCAAGGGATAATTACGATGCAGTGGTAGTGGCTGTGGCACATGATGAATATAAGGATTTGGATGAAAAATTCTTTAAGAAAATGACTTATAATCATGCGGTGCTGGTAGATATTAAGGGAATGTATAGAGATAAGATACATGAATTGAAATATTGGAGTCTGTAA
- a CDS encoding glycosyltransferase family 2 protein, protein MEKPLISIGMPVFNDRDFIERSIQSLLNQTFCNFELIISDDCSTDGSQDICLRYANLDSRIKYIRHAKNIGISNNMKFVLCKAVGEYFMWAGDDDLWAPNFVEVLYDLLKKNTDCIAAFTPWVSINEDDNIIKEKNIHRSNYASSFTLIRLLKLCYYWDDGFGYGLFVRDKILNVNFPVWWWINKIRAYNNIYPTLFYYLTKGNFVMHKGEPLWFNREKTSNHVNHKLPYANSFCRGLFANYLWKFNVYVKCLGEVIRASNLGSIYVLFLLPIFILGLMWYYVKMGVVFFVRLLLGKCRFF, encoded by the coding sequence ATGGAAAAACCACTAATAAGTATTGGAATGCCAGTTTTTAATGATAGAGATTTTATTGAGAGATCTATACAATCATTATTAAATCAGACATTCTGTAATTTTGAATTAATAATCTCTGATGATTGTTCTACGGATGGAAGTCAGGATATTTGTTTGAGGTATGCAAACTTAGATTCAAGAATTAAGTATATTAGACATGCAAAAAACATAGGAATCTCTAATAATATGAAATTCGTTTTATGTAAAGCTGTTGGGGAATATTTTATGTGGGCTGGAGATGATGATTTATGGGCGCCAAATTTTGTAGAAGTTTTATATGATTTATTAAAAAAAAATACGGATTGTATAGCTGCGTTTACTCCTTGGGTATCTATAAATGAAGATGATAATATAATTAAAGAAAAAAATATTCATAGATCTAATTATGCATCTTCCTTTACATTAATACGTCTGCTGAAGTTGTGTTATTATTGGGATGATGGCTTTGGGTATGGTTTGTTTGTCAGAGATAAAATATTGAATGTCAATTTCCCTGTTTGGTGGTGGATTAATAAAATAAGAGCTTATAATAATATATATCCTACTTTATTTTACTATTTGACTAAAGGTAATTTTGTAATGCATAAAGGAGAACCTCTTTGGTTTAATAGAGAAAAAACATCTAATCATGTGAATCATAAGCTGCCGTACGCCAATAGTTTTTGTAGAGGATTATTTGCTAATTATTTATGGAAGTTTAATGTTTATGTAAAATGTCTTGGGGAAGTCATAAGAGCTTCAAATTTGGGCAGTATATATGTGCTATTCTTATTGCCTATTTTTATTTTAGGATTAATGTGGTATTATGTAAAAATGGGAGTAGTATTTTTTGTTAGGTTACTACTAGGTAAATGTCGTTTTTTCTAA
- a CDS encoding lipopolysaccharide biosynthesis protein, translated as MTIFKEFIKFSFGSWIASIISFITVPITTMLIVPAEFGRSTLFVLWANVIFQVILLGGDSGFMRFFYKISKSKWPTLLWSSLFPSIGCWFIVSLALLGMKDYVSNMLIGYSENLIVYLLISQLFIMLFERYSFLIVRMQQKGICFSMVRVVSALFTPLTLILYAKYVNANFYAVIYSTIVSLLVSFSILVVLEKKIWFSITLPNINIMKRVFVFGFPLLFTGFIAMFFEGMDKIMLRQFSTFSELGIYNVAFKIVAVLAIIQSSFSTFWTPLSYKTYEENKFEKTLFEKTFKNIAFILILIAFLVIGFREILVLFLDEQYYSCIDVVPFLVFMPISYTLTEVTTIGINFMNKTRYYVYIFIALIFISVLFYVLFVPIWGAKGASLSLALSYISYFLIRTIVANKLFPFHLDIKVFVSLIILFIDAFINTFIPYQNLQIVVNCILLGGFLIYNISLTKYFFKYIFTHIKKQ; from the coding sequence ATGACTATATTTAAAGAATTTATAAAGTTTTCTTTTGGTTCATGGATCGCTTCAATAATAAGCTTTATTACAGTTCCTATAACTACTATGCTTATTGTCCCGGCTGAGTTTGGAAGGTCTACTTTATTTGTTCTTTGGGCTAATGTCATTTTTCAAGTAATATTGTTAGGTGGAGATTCTGGATTTATGCGTTTTTTTTATAAAATAAGTAAATCTAAATGGCCCACCCTTTTATGGAGTTCTCTCTTTCCTTCTATAGGCTGTTGGTTTATTGTATCTTTAGCTCTTTTGGGAATGAAAGATTATGTTTCAAATATGCTTATTGGCTATTCGGAAAATCTTATAGTGTATTTATTGATTTCACAACTATTCATTATGCTTTTTGAACGTTATTCGTTTCTAATCGTACGTATGCAACAAAAAGGAATATGTTTTTCTATGGTGCGAGTAGTTAGTGCTTTATTTACTCCACTAACTTTAATATTATATGCTAAATATGTAAATGCAAATTTCTATGCAGTTATATATTCCACTATAGTTTCTTTACTAGTGTCATTCAGTATATTAGTTGTTCTTGAAAAGAAAATCTGGTTTTCAATTACTCTCCCCAATATAAATATAATGAAAAGAGTATTTGTTTTTGGTTTTCCATTATTATTTACAGGCTTTATTGCGATGTTTTTTGAAGGGATGGATAAAATTATGTTACGTCAATTTTCAACGTTTTCAGAATTGGGAATCTATAATGTTGCTTTCAAAATAGTTGCTGTATTGGCTATTATTCAAAGCTCTTTTTCTACATTTTGGACTCCTTTAAGCTATAAAACATATGAAGAAAATAAATTTGAAAAAACGCTATTTGAAAAGACATTTAAGAATATTGCATTTATATTGATTTTAATTGCATTTTTAGTAATAGGTTTTAGAGAAATCTTGGTGCTTTTCTTAGATGAACAATATTATTCATGTATAGATGTTGTTCCATTTTTGGTATTTATGCCTATATCATATACATTGACCGAAGTAACTACTATTGGCATTAATTTTATGAATAAAACAAGGTATTATGTTTATATTTTTATAGCCTTGATATTTATCTCTGTGTTGTTTTATGTATTGTTTGTCCCTATTTGGGGGGCAAAAGGGGCTTCATTATCTCTTGCATTATCATATATTTCGTATTTCCTAATCAGAACTATTGTTGCGAATAAGCTATTCCCTTTTCATTTGGATATAAAAGTGTTTGTATCTTTAATAATCTTATTTATTGATGCTTTTATTAATACGTTTATTCCATATCAGAATTTACAAATAGTAGTTAATTGTATCTTGTTGGGAGGTTTCTTGATTTATAACATTTCTCTCACTAAATATTTTTTTAAATATATATTTACTCATATAAAAAAGCAATAA
- a CDS encoding N-acetyl sugar amidotransferase has translation MKQVCKRCVMDTTDPLIRFDDNNYCNHCNRILSDYKRPPYSLDCIEKEQALQDYISKIKEDGKDNKYDCLIGVSGGVDSTYVAYLCVKYGLRPLAIHLDNGWNSELAEQNIKNLVDKLQIDFERIKVDPVEFRDLQLAFLKASVVDLEAVSDNLIHVIFSRLAKKYKIKYFINGCNYATEAILPKSWIAEFKYDGLNIRAIYKKFGSKRKLISYPTFSFWEAFKYMMRLSYMKQFAILNYVDYNKDNVKLFIQKELGWSDYGGKHFESIITRFYQAYILPKKFDIDKRKAHYSSLICSSQLTRDEAIELLHEPLYEKDMLIEDEKFFLSQMGLTKIEFDNLMNLPIRKHTFYPSYTVALNVLLKIAIFVKRNIFFMK, from the coding sequence ATGAAGCAAGTTTGTAAGCGTTGTGTTATGGATACAACAGATCCTTTAATTCGTTTTGACGATAATAATTACTGTAATCATTGTAATAGAATTTTGTCAGATTACAAAAGACCTCCCTACTCTTTAGATTGTATCGAAAAAGAACAAGCATTACAAGATTATATTTCTAAAATTAAAGAAGATGGAAAAGATAATAAGTATGATTGTTTAATTGGTGTTAGTGGGGGAGTTGATAGTACGTATGTTGCATATTTATGTGTAAAGTACGGTCTACGGCCTTTAGCTATACATTTAGATAATGGGTGGAATAGTGAATTAGCAGAACAGAATATAAAAAATCTTGTCGATAAATTGCAGATTGATTTTGAAAGAATTAAAGTTGATCCAGTAGAATTCCGAGATTTACAATTGGCATTTTTGAAAGCATCTGTCGTGGACTTAGAAGCTGTTTCTGATAATTTGATTCATGTAATATTTAGCAGGTTAGCTAAAAAATATAAAATAAAATATTTTATAAATGGCTGTAATTATGCAACAGAAGCTATTTTGCCTAAATCATGGATTGCAGAATTTAAATATGATGGCTTGAATATAAGAGCTATATATAAAAAATTTGGATCGAAAAGAAAATTAATATCATATCCGACATTTTCTTTTTGGGAAGCTTTTAAATATATGATGAGATTATCGTATATGAAACAGTTTGCAATTTTAAATTATGTGGATTATAACAAAGATAATGTGAAACTATTTATACAAAAGGAATTGGGATGGTCGGACTATGGAGGTAAGCATTTTGAATCAATAATTACAAGATTTTATCAAGCTTATATTTTACCTAAAAAATTTGATATTGATAAAAGAAAGGCACATTATTCATCATTAATATGTTCAAGTCAATTAACAAGAGATGAAGCGATTGAGCTACTTCATGAACCTTTATATGAGAAAGATATGTTGATAGAAGATGAAAAATTCTTTTTATCACAGATGGGATTGACGAAAATAGAGTTTGATAATTTGATGAATTTACCAATTAGAAAGCATACATTTTATCCTTCTTATACAGTAGCTTTAAATGTGTTATTGAAAATAGCTATTTTTGTTAAAAGGAATATTTTTTTTATGAAGTAA
- a CDS encoding glycosyltransferase, which translates to MRKYVDNICIGLEHFIDKVGYQSSVYNKNGETIKYLINDVSGKSEVFINKYNADAYILPNNAILRLFSYVFILMNYRSKYVELYCTGRLTVFYALFAKIFFRKLVVILRGTEFDGKVQSLSLNLYTLKMANVIIVKEYNLLKSIQKYSLEYKTSFLHNAVPQSNSSLEYTEREIDILFLNTPRASRNVLFLIDVFAQILKEKPYLNIVIAGFSVLDRSDNHIEEDYQYEVLHKIEKIGLKNKIKTLGFVSNSHSLLSISKIFIFPADIIFCNYTLLEAMSYGCVPIISNGEGAELIIDDEVDGRINNLDINDFVYSILDCLNCDIWNHYSINAKFKIKTGFSIETWYQNISKIKNKIV; encoded by the coding sequence ATGAGGAAATATGTTGATAATATTTGTATTGGATTAGAACATTTTATAGATAAGGTAGGCTATCAATCATCTGTATATAATAAAAATGGTGAAACTATTAAGTATCTAATAAATGATGTCAGTGGTAAAAGCGAAGTCTTTATTAATAAATATAATGCAGATGCTTACATTTTACCTAATAATGCTATATTAAGATTATTCTCGTATGTTTTTATTTTGATGAATTATAGGTCAAAGTATGTGGAGCTTTACTGTACAGGGAGACTCACTGTATTCTATGCTTTATTTGCTAAAATCTTTTTCAGAAAATTAGTCGTAATATTAAGAGGAACTGAATTTGATGGTAAGGTACAATCTTTATCGTTAAATTTGTATACACTGAAAATGGCAAATGTTATAATTGTTAAGGAATATAATCTTTTGAAAAGTATTCAAAAATATTCTTTAGAGTATAAGACTTCTTTTCTTCATAATGCTGTTCCTCAATCTAATTCTAGTTTAGAATATACTGAAAGAGAGATTGATATACTATTCTTAAATACTCCACGGGCTTCTCGGAATGTCCTCTTTCTAATCGATGTTTTTGCTCAGATATTAAAAGAAAAGCCTTACTTAAATATCGTTATAGCTGGCTTTAGTGTTTTGGACCGCTCAGATAATCATATTGAAGAAGATTATCAATATGAAGTTCTTCATAAAATAGAAAAAATAGGATTAAAGAATAAAATAAAAACACTTGGGTTCGTCTCTAATTCCCATTCTTTATTATCAATTTCTAAAATATTCATTTTCCCAGCAGATATCATCTTTTGTAATTATACATTGTTGGAAGCTATGTCTTATGGGTGTGTGCCTATTATTTCTAATGGAGAAGGTGCTGAGCTAATAATTGATGATGAAGTAGATGGTCGTATAAATAATTTGGATATAAATGATTTTGTATATTCTATCTTAGATTGTTTAAATTGTGATATTTGGAATCATTACTCAATAAATGCAAAATTCAAAATTAAAACAGGTTTCTCTATTGAAACATGGTATCAGAATATCTCTAAAATAAAAAATAAAATAGTCTGA
- a CDS encoding glycosyltransferase, which translates to MKDKTILFVDPMSYHNLALYDYNLLLHIKHKRLIFACNKKFDLSIPHTIYHLFSYQEYTLLRKILSYVFSMIKILVICEKMKVNLVHFQWLKFPFFDYIIIKILKYRKIKVVYTAHNALPHDSGKKYMWIYKLIYHEVDKVICHTHYAQVQLKYIFSLQNTVVIPHGLLDLKLLQEDSDIDLNLISHLENADGIVFSFLGNISNYKGIDIVVETWLSSNALKKSNAKLLIAGSGVIPNIEKLSLCENVLLLNRMLNNNELQFCINHSDFILMPYKEISQSGLLLTVLTNRKKVIVSNLPPLIEPFEFISNDLGYILEENTSDNLKAILEQILINREKGVLLSEKIFEELSEYYSWEKIGVKTLQLYTNLLKNKCKRVV; encoded by the coding sequence ATGAAGGATAAAACTATACTGTTTGTTGACCCGATGTCTTATCATAATTTAGCATTATATGATTATAATCTTCTTTTACATATAAAACATAAAAGATTAATATTTGCATGTAATAAAAAATTTGATTTATCAATTCCGCATACGATATATCACTTGTTTTCATACCAAGAATATACTTTGTTGAGAAAAATTCTGAGTTATGTGTTTTCTATGATTAAGATTCTTGTAATATGTGAAAAAATGAAAGTAAATTTAGTTCATTTCCAATGGCTAAAATTCCCTTTCTTTGACTATATTATAATCAAAATTCTTAAGTATAGAAAGATTAAAGTCGTTTATACAGCTCATAATGCATTACCCCACGATTCGGGGAAAAAGTACATGTGGATTTATAAATTGATTTATCATGAGGTAGATAAGGTGATATGTCATACACATTATGCTCAAGTTCAATTAAAGTATATTTTTTCATTGCAAAACACGGTCGTGATCCCACATGGATTATTAGACCTGAAATTGTTACAAGAGGATAGTGATATAGATTTAAATCTGATATCTCATTTGGAGAACGCAGACGGAATTGTATTCTCTTTTTTAGGAAATATCTCTAATTATAAAGGGATTGATATTGTAGTTGAAACATGGTTGTCATCAAATGCATTGAAAAAATCCAATGCAAAGTTATTGATAGCTGGAAGTGGAGTGATTCCTAATATAGAAAAACTATCTTTATGTGAGAATGTATTACTGTTGAACAGAATGTTAAACAACAATGAACTTCAGTTTTGTATTAATCATTCGGACTTTATATTGATGCCATATAAGGAAATCTCGCAAAGTGGATTATTATTAACCGTTTTGACTAATAGAAAGAAGGTTATCGTTTCTAATTTGCCACCATTAATAGAACCTTTTGAATTTATATCTAATGACTTAGGATATATTTTAGAGGAAAATACATCCGATAATTTGAAAGCAATATTGGAACAAATATTGATTAATAGAGAAAAAGGAGTACTTTTAAGTGAAAAAATATTCGAAGAACTATCTGAATATTATAGCTGGGAAAAAATAGGTGTTAAGACACTACAACTCTATACTAATCTATTGAAGAATAAATGCAAGAGAGTGGTATAG